One genomic segment of bacterium includes these proteins:
- a CDS encoding type II toxin-antitoxin system HicB family antitoxin, with translation MKKKFTAVINREENWFVAHCLELDVVSQGKTIEEAQTNLKEAVELYLESFEPEDYPGSDGEIILYPFEVAVNG, from the coding sequence ATGAAGAAGAAATTCACCGCTGTAATAAATAGAGAAGAAAATTGGTTTGTGGCTCATTGTCTTGAACTTGATGTCGTGAGTCAGGGGAAAACTATTGAAGAAGCACAGACCAATCTTAAAGAAGCTGTGGAATTATATCTTGAAAGTTTTGAACCTGAGGATTATCCTGGTTCAGATGGCGAAATAATTCTTTATCCTTTTGAAGTAGCTGTGAATGGCTAA